The proteins below come from a single Arthrobacter sp. B1I2 genomic window:
- a CDS encoding molybdopterin oxidoreductase family protein: protein MTKSADTHCPYCALQCAMTLTAPAALAPAAQPGPGPAPAPSPARAPAPAPALEVAGRDFPTNRGGLCRKGWTSPTLLNHAGRITEPLLKGSDGVHRPITWDEALDLAANAVRDVRTRHGADAVGVFGGGGLTNEKAYMLGKFARLALGTSRIDYNGRFCMSSAAAAGMRAFGMDRGLPFPLEALDTASTILMLGSNVAETMPPFVQHLQGARDAGGLVVVDPRRSATAAFTADGGGLHLQPLPGTDLTLLLGLSHVVIHENLVDTAYIQARTSGYSGVVRSVNAFWPERVQSLTGVPAELIRQTARLLAAGARNGGSYILTGRGVEQHVDGTDTATAAINLSLLLGLPGSARGGYGTLTGQGNGQGGREHGQKADQLPGYRKITDPAARAHVAGVWGVPAETIPGPGLPAVQLLKSLGKHDGVRCLFVHASNIAVAAPDANAVIEGLRSLDFLVVCDFFMSETAAEADLILPVLQWAEEDGTLTNLEGRVLRRRRAISPPAGARSELWIMARLAERLDAPSTYSEDPETVFEELRRASAGGLADYSGIDYAMLDRGEAAYWPYPAGSTGTPRLFADGFAHPDGKALMVPVAPRRRRPSPVMPEPAGKAMTLITGRLLEHYQSGSQTRRVAELLAAQPEATVQIHPSAADAMAITAGSLVSVANGRGEVVCRAELSTAIRPETVFLPFHFPGSESANRLTEAATDPVSGMPEFKFNTVWVRPVAAPDSARTLQTTEAS, encoded by the coding sequence ATGACCAAAAGCGCCGACACGCACTGCCCATACTGCGCCCTGCAGTGCGCCATGACGCTCACGGCCCCCGCGGCCCTGGCCCCGGCTGCCCAGCCGGGGCCAGGGCCTGCGCCTGCACCCAGCCCCGCACGCGCTCCCGCTCCCGCTCCCGCACTGGAGGTTGCAGGCCGGGACTTCCCCACCAACCGCGGCGGCCTGTGCCGCAAAGGCTGGACTTCCCCCACGCTCCTTAACCATGCCGGCCGGATCACCGAGCCGCTGCTGAAAGGTTCCGACGGCGTACACCGGCCCATCACCTGGGATGAGGCCCTGGACCTTGCCGCCAACGCTGTCCGGGATGTCCGCACCCGCCACGGTGCGGACGCCGTGGGGGTTTTCGGCGGCGGCGGGCTCACCAATGAGAAGGCCTACATGCTGGGCAAGTTCGCCCGGCTGGCCCTGGGCACCTCCCGCATCGACTACAACGGCAGGTTCTGCATGTCATCCGCCGCCGCCGCCGGGATGCGCGCATTCGGCATGGACCGCGGCCTGCCCTTCCCGCTCGAAGCCCTGGACACCGCCAGCACCATCCTGATGCTCGGCTCAAACGTTGCGGAGACCATGCCGCCGTTCGTGCAGCACCTGCAGGGAGCCCGCGACGCCGGCGGACTGGTGGTGGTGGACCCGCGCCGTTCCGCTACGGCAGCTTTCACGGCCGACGGCGGCGGCCTCCACCTCCAGCCCCTGCCGGGAACGGACCTTACCCTGCTGCTGGGCCTTTCCCACGTGGTCATCCACGAGAACCTGGTGGACACCGCCTACATCCAGGCGCGCACCTCGGGCTACAGCGGCGTAGTCCGCAGCGTCAACGCCTTCTGGCCCGAACGCGTCCAGTCACTGACCGGCGTCCCCGCGGAGCTCATCCGGCAAACCGCCCGCCTGCTCGCCGCCGGGGCACGGAACGGCGGGAGCTACATCCTCACCGGCCGCGGCGTGGAGCAGCACGTGGACGGCACCGACACCGCCACGGCCGCCATCAACCTCAGCCTCCTCCTGGGCCTGCCGGGCTCGGCCCGCGGCGGCTACGGCACCCTCACTGGCCAGGGCAATGGCCAGGGCGGGCGAGAGCACGGCCAGAAAGCGGACCAGCTCCCGGGTTACCGCAAGATCACGGATCCGGCCGCCCGCGCGCACGTCGCCGGCGTCTGGGGCGTCCCGGCGGAAACCATCCCCGGCCCCGGCCTGCCCGCCGTGCAGCTGCTGAAGTCACTGGGAAAGCACGACGGCGTCCGGTGCCTTTTCGTGCATGCCTCCAACATCGCGGTGGCAGCGCCTGACGCCAACGCCGTGATCGAGGGGTTGCGGAGCCTGGACTTCCTGGTGGTCTGCGACTTCTTCATGTCCGAAACCGCTGCGGAGGCGGACCTCATCCTTCCGGTGCTGCAGTGGGCCGAGGAGGACGGCACCCTGACCAACCTCGAGGGACGCGTCCTGCGACGCCGCCGCGCCATCTCCCCTCCCGCCGGCGCCCGCAGCGAGCTGTGGATCATGGCCCGCCTGGCGGAAAGGCTTGACGCCCCGTCCACCTATAGCGAGGATCCGGAAACAGTCTTCGAGGAACTGCGGCGTGCCTCCGCGGGCGGCCTGGCCGACTACTCGGGCATCGACTACGCCATGCTGGACCGCGGCGAGGCCGCCTACTGGCCCTACCCGGCGGGCAGTACCGGGACGCCGCGGCTGTTTGCGGACGGCTTCGCGCACCCCGACGGCAAGGCGCTGATGGTCCCGGTGGCGCCCCGCCGCCGTCGTCCTTCCCCCGTCATGCCGGAGCCCGCCGGCAAAGCCATGACCCTCATCACCGGCCGGCTCCTGGAGCATTACCAGTCCGGATCCCAGACGCGGCGGGTCGCCGAGCTCCTCGCTGCCCAGCCCGAGGCCACGGTGCAGATCCACCCCTCTGCGGCAGACGCCATGGCCATCACTGCAGGATCCCTGGTCTCCGTGGCGAACGGGCGCGGCGAGGTGGTGTGCCGGGCGGAGTTGAGCACGGCCATCCGTCCCGAAACGGTCTTCCTGCCCTTCCACTTCCCCGGCTCCGAGAGCGCCAACCGCCTCACCGAAGCCGCCACTGATCCCGTCTCCGGGATGCCCGAATTCAAATTCAATACGGTATGGGTCCGGCCCGTGGCCGCACCCGATTCCGCCCGCACGCTGCAAACGACGGAGGCCTCATGA
- a CDS encoding FAD-dependent oxidoreductase, whose translation MSEQIVIVGFGPVAARLVDELLPAVRAGQVGLTVLGEEAEAAYNRVLVADLGVGRTTADALALADAAELAAAGVEVRLGVRVKRVDRARQQVLLADGMPVHYDRLVFATGSRPVIPNLTGINPDPSSPVLPAGVTALRDLRDAGVLRQAVEGGKRVVVLGGGVLGLETALAAAEEGATVTVVHNGPHPLGRSIDRGGGAVLAAGLRRCGVRVAGNARSTGVEHNAPDGGFSALLLDDGQAIDGDLLVISCGVRPRTELAEGCGLSTGAGILVDHRLRAHHEPHIFAIGDCAEVHCPDPGCGACRNATGPSGLVGPGWRQAEWLAEYLTLLASGLAGEAEVLPALPTEQPGVVVLKARGLNMAVAGNNSADPWDDEALTAGAANGRPRLQVAQWADPEHGRYVKMTTRGGVLEGLVAVGMPRTAAELVGLFERGAELPADRSLLLRLDGPDQLPGAGAADPAGTVCRCAGVSGSAITAAVQDGCSTVADVSKTTRAGTGCGGCHEDIKGLIERHFQAVPAV comes from the coding sequence ATGAGCGAGCAGATTGTCATCGTGGGATTCGGCCCCGTGGCCGCCAGGCTGGTGGACGAACTCCTGCCCGCCGTGCGCGCAGGGCAGGTCGGGCTCACAGTGCTCGGCGAGGAGGCCGAGGCCGCCTACAACCGGGTCCTCGTGGCCGACCTCGGCGTCGGCCGGACCACAGCTGACGCGCTGGCCCTTGCCGATGCCGCCGAGCTGGCTGCCGCGGGTGTGGAGGTCCGCCTGGGCGTGCGGGTCAAGCGCGTGGACAGGGCGCGGCAGCAGGTCCTGCTCGCCGATGGAATGCCGGTCCACTACGACCGGCTGGTCTTTGCCACCGGGTCCCGGCCGGTCATTCCGAACCTCACCGGCATCAACCCGGACCCGTCCTCCCCCGTCCTTCCCGCCGGCGTCACGGCGCTGCGGGATCTTCGCGACGCCGGCGTCCTGCGGCAGGCCGTGGAGGGCGGCAAGCGGGTGGTGGTCCTGGGCGGCGGCGTCCTGGGCCTGGAAACCGCGCTGGCCGCCGCGGAGGAAGGCGCCACGGTCACGGTGGTCCACAACGGTCCGCATCCCCTGGGCCGCAGCATCGACCGCGGCGGCGGCGCCGTCCTGGCTGCGGGGCTTCGCCGCTGCGGCGTCCGGGTTGCCGGCAACGCCCGTTCCACGGGCGTTGAGCACAACGCGCCCGACGGCGGCTTCTCGGCTTTGCTGCTCGACGACGGGCAGGCGATTGACGGCGACCTCCTGGTTATCTCCTGCGGGGTCCGTCCCCGGACGGAGCTGGCCGAAGGCTGCGGGCTCTCCACCGGCGCCGGAATCCTGGTGGACCACCGGTTGCGGGCGCACCACGAACCACACATCTTTGCCATCGGTGACTGCGCCGAGGTCCACTGCCCGGATCCTGGCTGCGGCGCGTGCCGGAACGCCACGGGGCCCTCAGGGCTGGTGGGCCCGGGCTGGCGGCAGGCCGAGTGGCTTGCCGAATATCTCACGCTCCTGGCCTCGGGCCTGGCCGGGGAGGCGGAAGTGTTGCCCGCCCTGCCGACGGAACAGCCCGGCGTGGTGGTGCTGAAGGCCCGCGGCCTGAACATGGCCGTAGCCGGGAACAACTCCGCCGATCCGTGGGACGACGAAGCCCTCACGGCGGGAGCCGCCAACGGGAGGCCGCGCCTGCAGGTGGCGCAATGGGCGGATCCGGAGCATGGCCGCTACGTCAAGATGACCACGCGCGGCGGAGTGCTGGAAGGCCTGGTGGCGGTGGGCATGCCCCGCACCGCTGCCGAGCTGGTGGGGCTCTTCGAACGGGGGGCCGAATTGCCGGCAGACCGGTCGCTGCTGCTGCGCCTGGACGGGCCGGACCAGCTGCCCGGCGCCGGTGCGGCGGACCCGGCCGGGACGGTGTGCCGGTGTGCCGGGGTCAGCGGATCCGCCATCACGGCTGCGGTACAGGACGGCTGCTCCACGGTGGCTGACGTTTCCAAAACCACCCGTGCGGGCACCGGATGCGGTGGCTGCCACGAAGACATCAAGGGCCTCATCGAACGGCACTTCCAGGCGGTGCCCGCGGTTTGA
- a CDS encoding NAD(P)H-quinone dehydrogenase: MTTHPDFSSPRIAILGGGPGGYEAAMVAASLGATVTIIERAGLGGSAVLTDVVPSKTLIATADLMTRVAEAGELGVKFDVDGGDFVPVMRADLKHINDRLLNLARNQSQDIRDGLEKQGVRIIAGSGRLLDSHTIEVLTVDGTERVEADTILLAVGAHPRELETARPDGERILNWTQIYNLDELPEELIVVGSGVTGAEFASAYNGLGSKVTLVSSRDRVLPGSDVDAAVVLEEVFERRGVRVLSRSRAQSVERTDNGVVVTLSDGSTVTGSHCLLCLGSIPNTAGIGLEEAGVAVSESGHIKVDGVSRTTAPNIYAAGDCTGVLPLASVAAMQGRIAVAHFMGDMVTPLKLHQVASNIFTSPEIANVGVSEAEIESGKYQADVVKLSLRSNARAKMRNAKDGFVKIFARKGSGTVIGGVVVGPNASELIFPISIAVKQKLHVDDVASTFTVYPSLTGSISEAARRLHVHL, encoded by the coding sequence GTGACTACGCATCCAGATTTCAGTTCCCCCCGGATCGCAATCCTGGGAGGTGGTCCCGGCGGATACGAAGCTGCCATGGTGGCCGCCTCGCTGGGGGCGACGGTGACCATCATCGAACGCGCCGGTCTCGGTGGGTCCGCGGTGCTGACCGATGTGGTTCCCTCGAAAACCCTCATTGCCACGGCTGACCTGATGACCCGCGTGGCCGAGGCCGGAGAGCTGGGAGTGAAGTTCGACGTCGACGGCGGCGACTTCGTGCCGGTGATGCGCGCCGACCTCAAACACATCAACGACCGCCTCCTCAACCTGGCCCGCAACCAGTCCCAGGACATCCGCGACGGCCTGGAGAAACAGGGCGTGCGGATTATCGCCGGCTCGGGCCGGCTCCTGGACAGCCACACCATCGAGGTCCTGACCGTGGACGGCACCGAAAGGGTTGAGGCGGACACCATCCTGCTGGCCGTGGGCGCGCACCCCCGCGAGCTGGAAACGGCCCGCCCCGACGGCGAGCGGATCCTGAACTGGACCCAGATCTACAACCTGGACGAGCTGCCCGAGGAGCTCATCGTGGTGGGATCCGGCGTTACGGGCGCGGAGTTTGCCTCCGCCTACAACGGCCTCGGCTCCAAGGTCACCCTCGTTTCCAGCCGCGACCGCGTGCTGCCCGGGTCCGACGTTGACGCCGCCGTGGTCCTGGAGGAAGTCTTCGAACGCCGCGGGGTCCGGGTCCTGTCCCGCTCCCGTGCCCAGAGCGTGGAACGTACGGACAACGGCGTGGTGGTGACCCTTTCCGATGGCTCCACGGTGACTGGCAGCCACTGCCTGCTCTGCCTGGGTTCCATTCCCAATACGGCCGGAATCGGACTCGAGGAAGCCGGGGTGGCGGTCAGCGAGAGCGGCCACATCAAGGTGGACGGCGTCTCCCGCACCACCGCCCCCAACATCTACGCCGCCGGCGACTGCACCGGCGTCCTTCCGCTGGCCTCCGTTGCGGCCATGCAGGGCCGCATCGCCGTGGCGCACTTCATGGGCGACATGGTCACGCCGCTGAAGCTGCACCAGGTGGCGTCCAACATCTTCACCTCGCCCGAGATCGCCAACGTAGGGGTGTCCGAAGCAGAGATCGAGTCCGGCAAGTACCAGGCGGACGTCGTCAAGCTCTCCCTCCGCAGCAACGCCCGCGCCAAAATGCGCAACGCCAAGGACGGGTTCGTGAAGATCTTTGCTCGGAAGGGCTCCGGCACCGTGATCGGCGGCGTAGTGGTTGGGCCGAATGCGTCGGAACTGATCTTCCCGATCTCCATCGCGGTCAAGCAGAAGCTGCATGTGGACGATGTCGCCAGCACCTTCACGGTCTACCCGTCGCTGACCGGATCCATCTCCGAAGCCGCCCGCCGCCTGCACGTGCACCTGTAG
- a CDS encoding purine-nucleoside phosphorylase, producing MSTTDFLNTDPFAAARAAADYIAEETGVDRHDTALVLGSGWGEAADLIGDTTATLSAEEVPGFHAPAVEGHVGTIRSILTPSGKRALVLGARTHYYEGKGVRAVVHGIRTAAAAGCSTLVLTNGCGGLNEEWAPGTPVLIRDHINLTAASPLEGATFVDLTDLYSPRIRGLAREVDPTLDEGVYAQFPGPHYETPAEVQYARRIGADLIGMSTALEAIAGRHAGMEVFGISLVTNLAAGISPQPLSHQEVIESGQAAGPRISRLLADIIARL from the coding sequence GTGAGTACAACAGACTTCCTGAACACGGACCCGTTCGCCGCCGCCCGCGCCGCCGCGGACTACATTGCCGAAGAAACCGGCGTGGACCGGCACGACACCGCCCTGGTCCTCGGCTCCGGGTGGGGCGAGGCCGCCGACCTCATCGGCGACACAACCGCCACCCTGTCCGCCGAAGAAGTCCCCGGCTTCCATGCCCCCGCCGTGGAGGGCCACGTAGGTACCATCCGGTCCATCCTGACCCCTTCGGGAAAGCGGGCCCTGGTCCTGGGCGCCCGCACGCACTATTACGAGGGCAAGGGCGTCCGCGCCGTGGTCCACGGAATCCGGACCGCCGCGGCCGCCGGCTGCAGCACGCTGGTCCTTACCAATGGCTGCGGCGGGCTCAACGAGGAGTGGGCCCCCGGCACACCGGTACTGATCCGGGACCACATCAACCTCACCGCGGCCTCCCCCCTGGAAGGCGCCACCTTCGTGGACCTGACAGACCTGTACTCGCCGCGGATCCGCGGTCTGGCCCGCGAAGTGGACCCCACCCTGGACGAGGGCGTATACGCCCAGTTCCCCGGCCCGCACTACGAGACGCCGGCGGAGGTGCAGTACGCCAGGCGGATCGGTGCTGATCTCATCGGCATGTCCACGGCGCTGGAGGCCATCGCCGGGCGGCACGCCGGCATGGAGGTGTTCGGCATTTCGCTGGTCACCAACCTCGCAGCGGGCATCAGCCCCCAGCCGCTCAGCCACCAGGAAGTCATCGAATCCGGCCAGGCAGCGGGCCCGCGCATCTCCCGGCTGCTCGCCGATATCATCGCCCGGCTCTAA
- a CDS encoding phospho-sugar mutase: MTSSDAELRLLPEAREWAAQDPDPATEASLLELVRLVEDGDAAARQELEDSFRGTLQFGTAGLRAALGPGPNRMNRMVVRRAAAGLAAFLVDAVAKAASGTRPRAVVGYDARHNSDVFAAETAAVFTAAGIETFLLPAALPTPLLAYAVRALDCDGGVMVTASHNPPQDNGYKVYLGRHAVAADGDGAQIVAPYDAEIAARIGAVGPLESIVLAEGGWTVLDSSLAADYVRATAALAIPDLFPARDLRIVLTPLHGVGGGTALDVLKAAGFTDVTVVAEQAEPDPDFPTVSFPNPEEPGALDLALEAAAELDADLVIANDPDADRAAVAAKDPDTGAWRMLRGDEVGSLLGAHMVARLADGTPGAEAGGRGVFANSIVSSRLLARIAAAAGFAHEETLTGFKWISRVPGLVYGYEEALGYCVAPDLVKDKDGISAAVLIAELAAAAKAAGKTVFDTLDELYLQHGLHASDQLSIRVADLGLLDAMMNRLRVSPPESFGQSAVEVFTDLAGGSAQLPPTEGLLYITRNLTRVIIRPSGTEPKLKCYLEVIHQVGSAAELPAARQAARASLDEVLHDVSEALGL; the protein is encoded by the coding sequence ATGACGTCTTCCGATGCCGAACTTCGCCTGCTGCCCGAGGCCCGCGAGTGGGCTGCCCAAGACCCGGATCCAGCAACGGAGGCGTCGCTCCTCGAGCTTGTCCGCCTTGTTGAGGATGGCGATGCCGCGGCCCGGCAGGAACTCGAAGACAGCTTCCGCGGCACGCTGCAGTTCGGGACCGCAGGGCTGCGCGCGGCGCTGGGCCCGGGGCCCAACCGGATGAACCGGATGGTGGTCCGCCGCGCCGCTGCCGGCCTCGCCGCCTTCCTGGTTGACGCCGTCGCCAAGGCTGCCTCCGGCACCCGGCCCCGCGCCGTCGTCGGGTATGACGCCCGGCATAACTCGGATGTCTTCGCGGCAGAGACGGCAGCCGTCTTCACCGCGGCCGGCATCGAGACCTTCCTGCTCCCGGCAGCCCTGCCGACTCCCCTGCTTGCGTACGCCGTCCGTGCCTTGGACTGCGACGGCGGCGTCATGGTCACCGCCAGCCACAACCCGCCCCAGGACAATGGGTACAAGGTGTACCTGGGCCGGCATGCCGTGGCGGCCGACGGCGACGGCGCCCAGATCGTGGCGCCGTACGATGCCGAAATCGCCGCGCGGATCGGCGCCGTGGGACCGCTGGAGTCGATAGTGCTGGCAGAGGGCGGCTGGACCGTTCTGGACAGCTCGCTGGCGGCCGACTATGTGCGGGCGACGGCGGCCCTCGCCATTCCGGACCTGTTCCCCGCCCGCGACCTGCGGATTGTCCTCACCCCGCTGCACGGGGTGGGCGGCGGGACCGCGCTGGACGTCCTGAAAGCCGCAGGTTTCACGGATGTCACCGTGGTGGCCGAGCAGGCCGAACCGGACCCCGATTTTCCCACCGTGAGTTTCCCCAACCCGGAGGAACCCGGCGCGCTGGACCTTGCCCTGGAAGCGGCCGCGGAGCTGGACGCCGACCTGGTCATCGCCAACGACCCCGACGCCGACAGGGCTGCCGTGGCGGCGAAGGATCCCGATACCGGCGCCTGGCGGATGCTCCGCGGCGACGAAGTGGGTTCCCTGCTGGGCGCCCACATGGTGGCCCGGCTCGCGGACGGCACCCCCGGAGCGGAGGCTGGCGGCCGTGGCGTCTTCGCCAATTCGATCGTTTCCTCACGGCTGCTGGCCCGCATCGCCGCCGCGGCCGGCTTCGCCCACGAGGAAACACTGACCGGCTTCAAGTGGATTTCCCGGGTTCCCGGGCTGGTCTACGGCTACGAGGAGGCGCTGGGGTATTGCGTTGCCCCGGACCTGGTGAAGGACAAGGACGGCATTTCCGCCGCAGTCCTGATCGCCGAACTCGCGGCCGCCGCCAAAGCAGCAGGCAAGACCGTCTTCGACACCCTCGATGAGCTGTACCTTCAACACGGCCTGCACGCCAGCGACCAGCTGAGCATCCGGGTTGCCGACCTGGGGCTCCTGGACGCGATGATGAACCGGCTGCGGGTTTCGCCGCCGGAATCGTTCGGGCAGTCGGCGGTGGAGGTCTTCACGGACCTGGCCGGGGGCAGCGCGCAGTTGCCGCCCACCGAGGGCCTGCTCTACATCACCCGCAACCTGACCCGTGTGATCATCCGGCCCAGCGGCACGGAGCCCAAGCTCAAGTGCTACCTGGAGGTCATCCACCAGGTGGGCTCCGCCGCGGAACTGCCGGCGGCGCGCCAGGCCGCGCGTGCCTCGCTGGACGAGGTCCTGCACGACGTCAGCGAGGCACTGGGCCTTTAA
- the nirD gene encoding nitrite reductase small subunit NirD translates to MTATLELGALAAESDIAGFHTGWHRVCAVEELEPAWGEAALVAGRQVALFRTGPSEVFAVAHEDPATGAHVMARGILGSKGTRPTIASPLHKEVYDLETGECFTTPGLRLAAFSTRVTDGFVEVQL, encoded by the coding sequence ATGACGGCAACACTGGAACTTGGGGCGCTCGCCGCCGAATCAGACATCGCTGGATTCCATACCGGTTGGCACCGTGTCTGCGCGGTGGAGGAGCTCGAACCGGCGTGGGGCGAGGCCGCCCTGGTGGCAGGCCGCCAGGTGGCGCTTTTCCGCACCGGCCCGAGCGAAGTCTTCGCCGTGGCGCATGAGGATCCGGCTACCGGAGCCCATGTCATGGCCCGCGGCATCCTCGGCTCCAAAGGGACCCGGCCCACCATCGCCTCCCCGCTGCACAAGGAGGTCTACGACCTTGAGACCGGCGAATGCTTCACCACTCCCGGCCTGCGGCTGGCAGCGTTCAGCACCCGGGTCACTGACGGCTTCGTTGAGGTGCAGCTCTAG
- the cobA gene encoding uroporphyrinogen-III C-methyltransferase encodes MQLSIDLTGRNVLVAGSPAAARQAVRRYEAAGAVVHRLGSPDEARFVQLPEQVFLVAAVEDGQPGWSALLDRCRDAGIPIAAEPAAGPAGHVTLVGGGPGTGDLLTVAAVKALRDADVVFYDRLAPYQELPLLTSAELVDVGKKPGHHKVSQADIEKLMVESALAGNNVVRLKGGDPYVFGRGGEEVAACVAAGVKVQVVSGVTSAISVPAAAGIPVTHREVSHMFTVVSGHAPLTEKEHHHLAGLGGTIVVLMGIGTLHQLAAGLRRAGMRPDMPMAVVERGYRPGQRTTIADLGTITSAAAGCSNPAVLVIGEVVRVAEANRNHAGAAADLDRLAASLLGS; translated from the coding sequence ATGCAGCTCAGTATCGACCTCACCGGCCGGAACGTCCTGGTAGCCGGCAGCCCCGCTGCCGCGCGGCAGGCGGTGCGGCGATACGAAGCCGCGGGCGCCGTCGTCCACCGCCTTGGCAGCCCCGACGAGGCCCGGTTCGTCCAGCTGCCGGAACAAGTGTTCCTGGTGGCCGCCGTCGAGGATGGACAGCCCGGCTGGTCCGCCCTCCTGGACCGCTGCCGGGATGCCGGCATCCCCATCGCTGCCGAGCCTGCCGCCGGCCCCGCCGGACACGTCACCCTGGTGGGCGGCGGCCCCGGCACCGGCGACCTGCTCACCGTGGCGGCCGTCAAAGCACTCCGTGATGCCGACGTCGTGTTTTACGACCGGCTGGCGCCGTACCAGGAACTGCCGCTGCTGACGTCCGCGGAACTCGTGGACGTCGGAAAGAAGCCGGGGCACCACAAGGTCAGCCAGGCGGACATCGAAAAGCTGATGGTGGAAAGCGCGCTGGCCGGCAACAACGTGGTCCGCCTCAAGGGCGGGGACCCGTACGTCTTTGGCCGCGGCGGCGAGGAAGTTGCCGCCTGCGTGGCTGCGGGAGTCAAGGTCCAGGTGGTATCCGGCGTCACCAGCGCCATCTCGGTGCCGGCCGCCGCAGGTATCCCGGTGACCCACCGCGAAGTCAGCCACATGTTCACCGTGGTTTCCGGGCATGCGCCGCTTACTGAGAAGGAGCACCACCACCTTGCCGGCCTGGGCGGGACCATCGTGGTGCTCATGGGCATCGGCACCCTCCACCAGCTGGCGGCGGGCCTGCGCCGGGCCGGCATGCGCCCCGACATGCCCATGGCCGTGGTGGAACGCGGCTATCGGCCCGGCCAGCGCACCACCATCGCAGACCTGGGCACCATCACGTCCGCCGCTGCCGGCTGCAGCAACCCGGCAGTGCTGGTCATCGGCGAGGTGGTGCGGGTGGCTGAAGCCAACCGGAACCACGCCGGTGCCGCCGCCGACCTGGACAGGCTGGCGGCCTCGCTGCTGGGATCATGA
- a CDS encoding uroporphyrinogen-III synthase encodes MTALAPAEPTQAEPTTQAEEATDAAESPLEGFRIGVTSDRRSRDLIEALERRGAEVLHAPALKIAPVQEDMRLIEDTKAIIAARPDLCIATTAYGMRRWCEAADSFGIGDELLETLGNCRMFVRGPKARGAVRAAGLADVGISSDETTSTLVDMLLTEGVRGKTVAMQLHGYTDVRQIERLRMSGATVLTVTPYRWVKPDGEDKLPRLIEAACSGNLDVLTFTSAPAVDAMWSTAHEMGLYKQLLESLKLNVTTAVVGPVTAQPLLDAGVTPLIPERFRMGALIRLVCEHLALNHVRRLETRSGNIELRGRSLRIDGQVVELAPAPLLLLRALLGAGGAVLSRESLSDLLELRGSVHALDMTVSRLRSSLPDGKLIETVVKRGYRIRV; translated from the coding sequence ATGACCGCACTTGCACCGGCTGAACCAACGCAGGCCGAACCGACGACGCAGGCCGAGGAAGCCACCGACGCCGCGGAGTCGCCGCTCGAGGGGTTCCGCATCGGAGTGACCTCGGACCGGCGCTCGCGTGACCTCATCGAGGCCCTGGAGCGCCGGGGTGCCGAAGTGCTCCACGCGCCGGCGCTGAAGATCGCTCCCGTCCAGGAGGATATGCGCCTCATTGAGGACACCAAGGCCATCATCGCGGCCAGGCCGGACCTGTGCATCGCCACCACCGCCTACGGCATGCGCCGGTGGTGCGAGGCCGCGGACTCCTTCGGGATCGGCGACGAACTGCTGGAGACGCTGGGGAACTGCCGCATGTTCGTCCGGGGGCCCAAAGCCCGCGGCGCCGTACGCGCGGCCGGCCTTGCCGACGTCGGCATAAGCAGCGACGAAACCACCTCCACCCTGGTGGACATGCTGCTCACTGAAGGCGTCCGGGGCAAGACCGTCGCCATGCAGCTGCACGGCTACACTGACGTCCGCCAGATCGAGCGCCTGCGGATGTCAGGCGCCACGGTCCTGACCGTCACGCCCTACCGCTGGGTGAAGCCCGACGGCGAGGACAAGCTGCCGCGGCTGATCGAGGCCGCCTGCAGCGGGAACCTGGACGTCCTGACCTTTACCAGCGCCCCCGCCGTGGACGCGATGTGGAGCACCGCCCATGAGATGGGCCTCTACAAGCAGCTGCTGGAGAGCCTGAAGCTGAACGTCACCACGGCCGTGGTGGGTCCCGTGACCGCCCAGCCCCTGCTCGACGCCGGCGTGACCCCGCTGATCCCGGAACGGTTCCGGATGGGGGCCCTCATCCGGCTGGTCTGCGAACACTTGGCACTGAACCATGTCCGCCGGCTGGAGACCCGGTCCGGGAACATCGAGCTTCGCGGCCGCAGCCTGCGGATCGACGGCCAGGTGGTTGAACTGGCGCCGGCTCCCCTGCTGCTCCTGCGCGCCCTGCTCGGTGCCGGCGGCGCGGTCCTGTCCCGTGAATCGCTCTCCGACCTGCTCGAACTCCGGGGTTCCGTGCACGCGCTGGACATGACGGTGAGCAGGCTGCGTTCGTCGCTGCCGGACGGCAAGCTCATTGAGACGGTGGTCAAGCGCGGCTACCGGATCCGCGTCTGA